The Cellulophaga sp. L1A9 genome window below encodes:
- a CDS encoding DUF4625 domain-containing protein translates to MLKTDFLLNDIDTGDYHCAYSVTDQTGWQSRTSIDIKIVN, encoded by the coding sequence ATGCTAAAAACGGATTTTTTGCTAAATGATATAGATACTGGTGATTATCATTGTGCATACTCGGTAACTGATCAAACCGGTTGGCAGAGTAGAACATCTATAGATATTAAGATTGTAAATTGA
- a CDS encoding TonB-dependent receptor plug domain-containing protein, translated as MLYKILSVGLFFSLCSTALAQNSYQIKGFVIHANTLEPAKGATIVGEKLFSVSTSTGAFTINNVFKGKYVFTISHIGCESETISIDVGPNMNELKIFLTESTTVLDEVKVSEKTKKRKAMEVPIVSQTVTKGFLNNNRENSLMQTLSKIPGVSTITIGSGQSKPVIRGLGFNRVAVVQNGIKHEAQQWGNDHGIEIDQHGIQNIQIIKGPASLLYGSDAIAGVVDIQANKIPSPNSFDGEVNILGESNNDLLGISAGLSSIKDKWFYRTRLTYRDYGDYKVPTDQINFENYIFELHENNLRNTAGIEADASVSIGFVSEGITSETVFSNVNAKNGFFAK; from the coding sequence ATGCTTTATAAAATATTGAGTGTAGGACTATTTTTTAGTCTGTGCTCAACCGCGCTTGCGCAAAATTCTTATCAAATAAAAGGGTTTGTAATACATGCGAACACCTTAGAACCTGCTAAGGGTGCAACTATCGTCGGAGAAAAACTTTTTTCAGTGTCAACATCAACTGGTGCTTTTACCATAAATAATGTGTTCAAAGGCAAGTACGTGTTTACTATATCTCATATTGGTTGTGAATCTGAAACAATTAGTATTGATGTGGGTCCAAATATGAATGAACTTAAAATATTTTTAACGGAATCAACCACTGTTCTCGACGAAGTAAAAGTTAGTGAAAAAACTAAAAAAAGAAAAGCTATGGAAGTTCCTATAGTTTCTCAAACGGTTACTAAAGGATTTCTAAATAATAATAGAGAGAATAGTTTAATGCAAACTTTAAGTAAAATACCTGGAGTAAGCACTATTACAATTGGTTCTGGGCAATCTAAACCTGTCATTAGAGGTTTAGGTTTTAATCGTGTAGCTGTTGTACAAAACGGTATAAAACATGAAGCACAACAATGGGGAAATGACCATGGAATAGAAATAGACCAACACGGTATTCAAAACATACAAATTATTAAAGGCCCCGCTTCTTTATTGTACGGATCTGATGCCATTGCCGGAGTTGTTGATATACAAGCCAATAAAATACCATCTCCGAATTCTTTTGATGGCGAAGTGAATATTCTTGGTGAAAGTAATAATGATTTATTAGGCATTTCTGCGGGTTTAAGTTCTATAAAAGATAAGTGGTTTTATCGAACCAGGCTTACGTACAGAGATTATGGAGACTATAAAGTACCGACAGATCAAATCAATTTTGAAAACTACATTTTTGAATTACATGAAAATAATTTAAGGAATACCGCAGGTATCGAAGCAGATGCAAGTGTAAGTATCGGTTTTGTTTCTGAGGGTATAACATCTGAAACAGTATTCAGTAATGTGAATGCTAAAAACGGATTTTTTGCTAAATGA
- a CDS encoding PhoX family phosphatase, with protein MEYNRRKFISFMGKVGLGTVVMPQFLVSCGSTATPTNGFGNISKERLNTLKAFALEGLVASDTDDLLLAKGLNYHTIIKWGDKISDTDTFGFNNDFTCFIPFDENNPKDGLLWVNHEYVNPLFVSDFDARKYENPFEHRTKEQVDKEMYDVGGTIVRIKEENGVWKVVENDPHNRRINGKTPISVNWDSPIKGKSTIIGTNSNCSGGITPWKTFLTCEENYDGFFGETEYDNNVATHRPSSYGWENFYDYPPEHYGWVVEVNPKDGTAQKHIALGRFAHECCTLYELEDKRVVAYTADDKNDEHLYKFISSEPGSLKEGTLFVADTINGIWLALDWETQAVLKSNFKDQTEVLIRAREAAKLLGATALNRPEDIEIDPITGNIFISLTNNKPKGDVHGSILKIEENNGAFDALHFKASTYLAGGEEKGFSCPDNLAFDLSGNLWLTSDMSGNSMNKKDKPYMAFKNNSLFVIPRLGEDAGKVIRVASAPKDAELTGPWFSPDGKTLFLSVQHPGEQTTDLKNPTSTWPFDEDGIPKPAVVAITGDLIEKMNKLNQFEII; from the coding sequence ATGGAATACAACCGTAGAAAATTTATTTCCTTTATGGGTAAAGTAGGACTAGGAACTGTAGTTATGCCACAGTTTTTAGTAAGCTGTGGTAGCACGGCAACACCTACTAACGGATTCGGAAACATTTCAAAAGAAAGACTAAACACTTTAAAAGCTTTTGCTTTGGAAGGGTTAGTTGCTTCTGATACAGACGATTTGTTATTAGCCAAGGGATTAAATTATCATACCATTATAAAGTGGGGAGATAAAATAAGCGATACAGATACATTTGGGTTTAATAATGATTTCACATGTTTTATACCTTTCGATGAAAACAACCCGAAAGACGGTTTACTATGGGTTAATCATGAATATGTGAATCCACTTTTTGTTTCTGATTTTGATGCTAGAAAATATGAAAATCCTTTTGAACATAGAACCAAAGAGCAGGTTGATAAAGAGATGTATGATGTGGGGGGTACCATCGTAAGGATCAAAGAAGAGAATGGCGTATGGAAAGTGGTTGAAAACGACCCTCATAATCGCCGAATTAATGGTAAAACACCAATAAGCGTTAATTGGGACAGCCCCATAAAAGGCAAATCGACTATTATTGGCACGAATAGCAACTGTTCTGGCGGGATTACACCATGGAAAACTTTTCTTACCTGTGAGGAAAACTATGATGGTTTCTTTGGAGAAACCGAATACGATAATAATGTAGCTACACATAGACCTAGTTCTTACGGTTGGGAAAATTTTTACGACTATCCACCAGAACATTATGGCTGGGTGGTAGAAGTAAACCCAAAAGATGGCACAGCTCAAAAACATATTGCTTTAGGACGATTTGCGCACGAATGTTGCACCTTATATGAATTAGAAGATAAAAGGGTAGTAGCCTATACGGCAGATGATAAAAATGATGAACATTTATATAAGTTTATTTCATCTGAGCCAGGTTCTTTGAAGGAGGGAACTTTATTTGTAGCAGATACTATCAATGGTATTTGGTTGGCATTAGATTGGGAAACTCAAGCCGTTTTAAAAAGTAATTTCAAAGATCAGACCGAGGTATTGATCCGGGCACGAGAAGCAGCCAAACTTCTTGGTGCTACTGCATTAAATAGACCAGAGGATATCGAAATAGACCCAATTACGGGAAACATTTTTATTTCGTTGACGAATAATAAACCGAAAGGAGATGTTCACGGTTCTATTTTAAAAATAGAAGAAAATAATGGTGCCTTTGATGCTTTACATTTTAAAGCTTCTACCTATTTGGCTGGCGGAGAAGAAAAAGGTTTTTCTTGTCCAGATAATTTAGCGTTTGATTTATCAGGAAACCTTTGGTTAACTTCAGATATGTCGGGTAATTCTATGAATAAAAAAGATAAGCCTTATATGGCTTTCAAAAATAATAGTCTATTCGTAATTCCTAGACTTGGTGAAGATGCAGGCAAGGTAATTCGTGTCGCTTCAGCACCAAAAGATGCGGAGTTAACGGGACCTTGGTTTTCACCAGACGGAAAAACTTTATTCTTAAGTGTGCAACACCCAGGGGAACAAACTACAGATTTGAAAAACCCTACCAGTACATGGCCTTTTGATGAAGATGGTATCCCAAAACCTGCTGTAGTTGCCATTACAGGAGATTTAATCGAAAAAATGAACAAGTTGAATCAATTTGAAATAATCTAA
- a CDS encoding aryl-sulfate sulfotransferase yields MDIRKIKLLVLLGLFIVSCNNDDSVSNVATDSTENEIFSCSDELTIEVQTLLNPSGYAPLSALVIFNTDEPISVTMRVIGKNGTDADIIQSFPEIGTNIEIPVHGLYPDYENEVEFTFYDTNKVSLCTQTLKIQTASLISAMPEITINTADRSQMAAGMTLVSYYGYDTDIHPFRPFIFDSYGAIRWYLNYKEHPILSNLHYDNGPGRLANGNFYFANNEPDAIYEVDLFGNIINTWDMPGFSFHHEVLEKPNGNFIVLVDKHDASTIEDYIIEIDRSANEIITIWDLNESLDNTRTTLTTDSEDWIHVNGVSYDASDDTLVISGRTQGVVKLTAANEVVWIMAPHADWKTSGNLKDLSSYLLQPLDASGTAITNEAILDGTENHSDFEWNWYQHATKVLADGSVILFDNGDNRNYTGLGPYSRAVQYKIDETNGTIQQIWHYGKERGEETYSRVVSDVDYLEANNHMLFSPGGITSGAQPFGKSIEIDMETNSIIFEATITAPTPFAGHITFHRTERLSLYPTLN; encoded by the coding sequence CCCTTCAGGGTACGCACCTTTATCCGCACTCGTTATTTTCAATACCGATGAACCTATTTCTGTAACTATGCGTGTCATAGGAAAAAATGGCACTGACGCTGATATTATTCAAAGTTTTCCTGAAATTGGAACTAATATAGAGATACCGGTTCATGGACTATATCCAGATTATGAAAATGAAGTAGAATTCACTTTTTATGACACCAACAAGGTTTCCTTATGCACTCAAACACTAAAAATACAAACAGCTTCCCTTATTTCTGCTATGCCAGAAATTACAATAAACACAGCAGATAGAAGCCAAATGGCAGCAGGAATGACCTTGGTAAGCTATTATGGCTACGATACTGACATTCACCCTTTTAGGCCCTTTATTTTTGACTCTTATGGAGCTATTAGGTGGTATTTAAATTACAAGGAACATCCTATATTAAGTAATTTACACTATGATAACGGTCCAGGTCGTTTGGCAAATGGTAATTTTTATTTTGCGAATAATGAACCAGATGCAATTTATGAAGTAGATCTTTTTGGAAACATTATAAATACTTGGGATATGCCTGGTTTTAGTTTTCATCATGAAGTACTAGAAAAACCTAATGGAAATTTTATTGTTTTGGTAGACAAGCATGATGCGAGTACGATAGAAGATTATATTATAGAAATAGACAGGTCTGCTAATGAAATTATAACTATTTGGGATTTAAATGAATCTTTAGATAATACCCGAACTACATTGACTACCGATTCCGAGGATTGGATTCATGTAAACGGTGTTAGTTATGATGCTAGTGATGATACTTTAGTTATTTCAGGACGAACACAAGGTGTGGTAAAACTTACAGCAGCAAATGAAGTGGTTTGGATAATGGCACCACATGCAGATTGGAAAACTTCAGGTAATTTAAAGGACCTCAGCTCTTATTTATTACAACCGTTAGATGCTTCCGGTACAGCAATTACCAATGAAGCTATTCTAGATGGCACAGAAAATCATTCTGATTTTGAATGGAATTGGTACCAACATGCCACTAAGGTACTGGCAGATGGGTCTGTTATACTTTTTGATAATGGCGATAATAGAAACTATACTGGTCTGGGACCATACAGTAGGGCAGTACAGTATAAAATAGACGAAACTAATGGTACTATTCAACAAATATGGCATTATGGTAAAGAACGGGGAGAAGAAACCTATTCTAGAGTGGTATCTGATGTAGACTATTTAGAAGCAAATAATCATATGTTGTTTTCTCCTGGAGGTATTACATCTGGCGCTCAACCTTTTGGTAAAAGTATAGAAATAGATATGGAGACAAATAGCATTATTTTTGAAGCTACGATTACTGCACCAACTCCATTTGCAGGCCACATTACTTTTCATAGAACAGAACGCTTATCACTGTATCCTACGCTAAATTAG
- a CDS encoding MerC domain-containing protein, whose product MIVLKQKADILGTLASSLCLVHCMATPFLFMAQAGSVFCCEDPPAWWKFMDYLFLAISFVAIQWSTKTTTIKWLAPALWLSWLVLAAILLNEKLELIALPEPVVYIPAIALVALHLYNRKHCKCNADKCCVNNG is encoded by the coding sequence ATGATCGTATTAAAACAGAAAGCAGATATTCTTGGAACTTTGGCAAGTAGCTTGTGCCTTGTACATTGTATGGCCACGCCATTTCTTTTTATGGCTCAAGCGGGTTCAGTTTTCTGTTGTGAGGATCCTCCAGCATGGTGGAAATTTATGGACTATTTATTTTTAGCTATTTCATTTGTTGCCATTCAATGGTCTACAAAAACCACAACAATTAAATGGCTGGCACCAGCGCTTTGGCTAAGTTGGTTGGTATTGGCTGCAATACTATTAAATGAAAAACTAGAACTAATAGCCTTACCAGAACCAGTCGTTTATATACCTGCTATTGCCTTGGTCGCACTGCACTTGTATAATAGAAAACACTGTAAATGTAATGCTGATAAATGTTGTGTAAATAATGGATAA
- a CDS encoding ABC transporter ATP-binding protein, giving the protein MIQTDHLTFQYKKKDTSFSFPDLTLKQNENLLILGKSGIGKTTLLHLIAGLLKPKHGTIRIDAIAINTLSNRQLDKFRGEKIGLVFQKNHAISSLSVLENLQARLYFSKHKIEPSAIDVLLKQLDLHKIQHHKAHQLSEGQLQRLGIASANIHEPSLILADEPTSNLDDENCKIVIALLIAQAKTTKANLIVITHDSRIKPFFQNVITL; this is encoded by the coding sequence ATGATACAAACAGATCACCTTACTTTTCAATATAAAAAAAAGGATACTAGCTTTAGCTTCCCAGATCTCACTTTAAAACAGAATGAAAATCTACTCATTTTAGGAAAATCGGGTATTGGAAAAACAACCTTGTTGCATCTAATAGCAGGGTTATTAAAACCTAAACATGGAACAATTAGGATTGATGCTATAGCTATTAATACACTAAGCAATCGTCAATTAGATAAATTTAGAGGAGAAAAAATAGGCTTAGTATTTCAAAAGAATCACGCTATAAGCTCATTAAGTGTTCTAGAAAATTTACAAGCACGCCTTTATTTTAGTAAACACAAAATAGAACCTTCTGCTATTGATGTTTTACTAAAACAATTAGACCTACACAAAATTCAACATCATAAAGCGCACCAACTCAGCGAAGGACAATTACAACGTTTAGGTATTGCATCTGCCAATATACACGAACCAAGTTTAATTTTGGCAGATGAACCAACATCTAACTTAGACGATGAAAACTGTAAGATTGTAATAGCACTATTGATAGCGCAAGCAAAAACAACTAAGGCAAACCTCATCGTAATTACGCACGACTCTAGAATAAAACCATTCTTTCAAAACGTCATTACCCTATGA
- a CDS encoding Fur family transcriptional regulator, with the protein MGVIRKTKAVEVLLAAFDTKAVALSAKALIDQLGTTFNKTTIYRVLDKLEDDGVLHSFLGKEGLKWYAKCHGCTSTAHHDVHPHFQCLNCGKVECLAVSVTLPKIPNRKIEVSQLLIQGKCEECFI; encoded by the coding sequence ATGGGAGTAATTAGAAAGACAAAAGCGGTTGAAGTTTTGCTAGCAGCATTTGATACTAAGGCTGTAGCACTTTCTGCCAAAGCACTTATTGATCAGCTAGGTACTACATTTAATAAAACCACCATCTATAGAGTTTTAGATAAACTGGAAGATGATGGTGTACTACATTCTTTTTTAGGGAAAGAAGGATTAAAATGGTATGCTAAGTGTCATGGTTGCACTTCAACTGCGCACCATGACGTTCATCCTCATTTTCAATGTCTTAACTGTGGGAAAGTTGAATGCTTAGCGGTAAGCGTTACGCTTCCAAAAATACCGAACAGAAAAATAGAAGTATCCCAATTATTAATTCAAGGGAAATGTGAAGAATGCTTTATTTAG
- a CDS encoding GTP-binding protein produces MKKLPVTVLSGFLGAGKTTLLNHVLHNKKGLKVAVIVNDMSEVNIDAQFIANENTLSRTEEKLVEMSNGCICCTLREDLMVEVEKLAAENRFDYLLIESSGISEPIPVAQTFTFESEDGKIDLSRFSFIDTMVTVVDAFNFLKDFSSSDYLTTRALTSIEGDDRTIVNLLTDQIEFANVIIINKIDLVRPEQLDELHAILHKLNPEARILTANESKVALESVLNTGLFDYEKAEASAGWLRELENDHVPETEEYGISSFVFRSKKPFHPERFLTYLNQNFPQNIIRSKGLFWLASRTNHALLWSSAGGSCKADNAGVWWASMTFGERLAYASFLDHKDEIEANWDPLFGDRKIELVFIGQHMNKDEMLRELEECLLKAREIDLWKNQQFPQQDAWPIA; encoded by the coding sequence ATGAAAAAATTACCTGTAACTGTATTAAGTGGCTTTCTAGGCGCTGGTAAAACCACCTTGTTAAACCATGTGCTCCATAACAAAAAAGGATTAAAAGTAGCCGTGATTGTTAACGATATGAGTGAGGTTAATATTGATGCTCAGTTCATTGCAAATGAAAACACGCTCTCTAGAACGGAGGAGAAATTAGTAGAAATGTCTAACGGCTGTATTTGTTGCACTTTACGTGAAGATCTTATGGTAGAAGTTGAAAAGTTGGCAGCCGAAAACAGATTTGATTATTTACTTATTGAAAGCTCAGGGATCAGTGAGCCTATTCCCGTAGCACAGACTTTTACATTTGAAAGTGAAGATGGTAAAATAGATTTAAGTCGGTTTAGTTTTATAGATACTATGGTTACCGTAGTAGATGCATTTAATTTTTTAAAAGACTTTTCAAGTTCAGATTATTTAACCACACGAGCGCTTACCTCTATTGAAGGTGACGATAGGACTATTGTTAATTTATTGACCGATCAAATTGAATTTGCTAACGTTATTATTATCAATAAAATTGATTTGGTACGTCCAGAACAGCTTGATGAATTACATGCTATTCTACATAAATTAAATCCAGAAGCGCGCATACTTACTGCCAATGAATCTAAGGTTGCTTTAGAAAGTGTACTGAATACAGGTTTGTTTGACTATGAAAAAGCAGAAGCGTCTGCTGGATGGTTAAGAGAATTAGAAAATGATCATGTACCTGAAACAGAAGAATACGGAATAAGTTCTTTTGTTTTTAGAAGTAAAAAGCCATTTCATCCAGAGCGCTTTTTAACATATCTGAACCAAAATTTTCCTCAAAATATTATCAGAAGCAAAGGGTTGTTTTGGTTAGCTTCAAGAACTAATCATGCTTTATTGTGGAGCTCTGCAGGTGGTTCATGTAAAGCAGATAATGCAGGTGTTTGGTGGGCTTCTATGACTTTTGGAGAACGTTTAGCTTACGCCTCCTTTCTTGATCATAAGGATGAAATTGAAGCAAATTGGGATCCTTTGTTTGGAGACCGAAAAATAGAGTTGGTTTTTATAGGGCAGCATATGAACAAAGATGAAATGCTAAGGGAGTTAGAGGAATGTTTACTTAAAGCTCGTGAAATAGACCTTTGGAAAAATCAACAATTTCCTCAACAAGATGCATGGCCAATAGCTTAA
- the folE gene encoding GTP cyclohydrolase I FolE, whose product MDNSQVEITGDNHFSASIRTPLRTDAFEKSDEEKIINIQHHFKMIMEEMGLDLTDDSLSGTPYRVAKMYVKELFYGLNPVNKPKLSTFENKYGYQKMLVEQNINIDSACEHHFLPIVGHAHVAYVPKDKVIGLSKINRLVDYYARRPQVQERLVLQILNDLQNVLDTKDVIVSVTAKHLCVSSRGIKDQSSFTTTLEYGGCFSDSDTRNEFLKIIGQERLH is encoded by the coding sequence ATGGATAATAGTCAAGTAGAAATTACGGGAGATAATCACTTCTCAGCAAGTATTAGAACGCCGCTGCGTACAGATGCATTTGAGAAATCAGATGAGGAAAAGATCATTAACATTCAACATCATTTTAAAATGATCATGGAAGAAATGGGACTAGATTTAACAGATGATAGCCTATCAGGAACTCCATACCGTGTTGCTAAAATGTATGTAAAAGAGCTGTTCTATGGTTTAAACCCAGTGAACAAACCAAAACTTTCAACTTTTGAAAATAAATACGGGTATCAAAAAATGCTTGTGGAACAAAATATTAATATTGACTCAGCTTGTGAACATCACTTTTTACCAATTGTAGGACATGCCCATGTGGCCTACGTGCCTAAAGATAAGGTTATTGGGTTATCTAAAATTAACCGTTTGGTAGATTATTATGCGCGCCGTCCTCAGGTGCAAGAACGCTTAGTACTTCAAATTTTAAATGATTTGCAAAATGTCTTGGATACTAAAGATGTTATTGTTTCGGTAACCGCAAAACATTTGTGCGTGTCTTCCAGAGGAATAAAAGACCAAAGCAGTTTTACTACGACTTTGGAATATGGAGGCTGTTTTTCAGATTCAGATACCCGGAATGAGTTTTTAAAAATTATAGGACAAGAGCGATTACATTAA
- a CDS encoding GTP-binding protein — MEAIITVVGFLGAGKTTLLRFLIDSFIEQGFNPYVILNDYENANLDAQQLTKQMASNAIKPLSGSCICCSGIMELRNTVNRIPDRKNGITLIEANGTSDACSLMEFLGVGLHDRFLPPIQISVVDVKNWQKRGAHNELEANQIQISSLLVLSHLEQVSENRKAEVIQQLKIWNPTAKVIPMQQLDVLLLPELGPSLNSAQKLDHQKAHWASCAVDLPNLPHSKAIDGICAALPKSLLRVKGCTIISDDAHYTYFERTPDGEVHIRPFNGVPITGSKLLTIGPGSETYLLQKIITSILSKNQVVDKNTPQKE; from the coding sequence ATGGAGGCTATAATTACGGTGGTAGGTTTTTTAGGAGCAGGAAAAACTACCTTACTAAGGTTTTTAATTGACAGTTTTATTGAACAAGGGTTTAACCCCTATGTGATTCTAAACGATTATGAAAATGCCAATTTAGATGCACAACAATTAACTAAGCAGATGGCATCAAATGCTATTAAGCCTTTAAGCGGTAGCTGTATCTGTTGTAGTGGTATTATGGAACTTAGAAATACGGTAAACAGAATTCCTGATAGAAAAAACGGGATTACACTTATCGAAGCCAACGGAACATCAGATGCTTGTTCCTTAATGGAGTTTTTGGGGGTAGGGCTTCATGATCGGTTTTTACCACCCATTCAAATTTCTGTGGTAGATGTAAAAAACTGGCAAAAAAGGGGAGCACATAACGAACTGGAAGCAAACCAAATTCAAATTTCTTCTCTATTGGTTTTATCACATCTTGAACAGGTATCAGAGAATCGCAAAGCAGAAGTTATACAGCAATTGAAAATATGGAATCCAACCGCGAAAGTAATCCCCATGCAGCAGTTAGATGTTTTATTGTTACCTGAATTAGGGCCTTCTCTAAATTCTGCTCAAAAGTTAGACCATCAAAAAGCACACTGGGCTTCATGCGCTGTAGATTTGCCAAATTTGCCCCATTCCAAAGCTATTGATGGTATTTGTGCGGCACTTCCTAAAAGTTTACTGAGAGTTAAGGGTTGTACGATAATTAGTGACGATGCACATTATACTTATTTTGAGCGAACTCCAGATGGCGAAGTGCATATAAGGCCTTTTAATGGTGTTCCTATAACAGGCTCTAAATTGTTGACAATTGGCCCAGGAAGTGAGACGTATCTATTACAAAAAATTATTACATCCATTCTTTCAAAAAATCAAGTTGTTGATAAAAATACCCCACAAAAAGAATAG
- a CDS encoding FtsX-like permease family protein — MNIWKISLQNIKSKPLYTFLSVFVLVLSITLLLGIQQLKTSFEYQMERNLGGIDMVVGAKGSPLQLVLASVLHLDNPTGNISYQEALKIGKNPMIKSAVPISYGDNYKGYRIVGTTADFGSLYHAELEQGSGVKKSMDVVLGNSVAQHLKLNIGDTILSTHGLVEATVEVHSDKLAIVGILKPTKKVIDRLIITNLQSVWDVHDHKEEHLEESEEHHDGHAHEEHDDSKEITSLLITFRNPRGLVTLPRKINKQVGLQTALPKYELDRLYAYTGVGFKTITAVAYIILIISGIMIFTSLYKMVKERAFDLALLRTYGARNFQLIKIVAYEGLTIAFTAFILGFLFLKIGLKYVFKMMNADDKLYMLQELPYQDLLHTGGSIIILTTVSVLLAIYPILKMDIATILSNEK; from the coding sequence ATGAATATTTGGAAGATTAGCCTGCAAAACATAAAATCTAAACCGCTTTATACTTTTTTGAGCGTTTTTGTTTTAGTGCTGAGTATTACCTTGCTTTTAGGAATTCAGCAACTAAAAACATCCTTCGAATACCAAATGGAACGTAATTTGGGTGGTATTGATATGGTCGTGGGTGCTAAAGGAAGTCCGTTACAACTTGTATTGGCTTCAGTGTTGCATTTAGATAATCCTACGGGAAATATATCTTACCAAGAAGCACTGAAGATCGGCAAAAATCCAATGATAAAATCGGCGGTACCAATCTCGTATGGCGATAACTATAAAGGATATAGAATTGTGGGAACAACGGCAGATTTTGGATCCCTTTACCATGCTGAATTGGAACAAGGGAGTGGTGTTAAAAAATCTATGGATGTGGTTTTGGGAAACAGTGTTGCACAACACCTTAAACTTAATATTGGAGATACTATTTTGAGCACTCATGGTTTAGTAGAAGCTACTGTTGAAGTACATTCTGATAAATTAGCGATAGTAGGTATTTTAAAGCCTACTAAAAAAGTTATAGATCGTTTAATTATAACCAATTTACAAAGTGTCTGGGATGTTCATGATCATAAAGAAGAACATCTTGAAGAATCAGAAGAACACCATGATGGACATGCCCATGAAGAACATGACGATTCTAAAGAAATAACCTCCTTACTCATCACATTTAGAAACCCAAGGGGATTGGTTACCCTGCCCAGAAAAATTAATAAACAGGTGGGTTTGCAAACTGCGTTGCCAAAATATGAGTTAGATCGCCTTTATGCTTATACCGGTGTTGGCTTTAAGACAATCACAGCAGTTGCCTATATCATACTTATAATTTCTGGAATTATGATTTTCACAAGTCTTTATAAAATGGTCAAGGAACGTGCTTTTGATTTGGCGTTGTTAAGAACTTATGGCGCACGTAATTTTCAATTGATTAAAATAGTAGCCTACGAAGGGTTAACAATCGCTTTTACAGCCTTTATTTTAGGTTTTTTGTTCTTGAAAATTGGTCTTAAGTACGTCTTCAAAATGATGAATGCAGATGATAAACTATATATGCTCCAAGAATTGCCTTATCAAGACCTTTTACACACCGGAGGTTCAATTATTATATTAACTACAGTATCCGTTTTATTGGCTATATATCCAATTTTAAAGATGGATATAGCAACAATTTTAAGTAATGAAAAATAA